The following are from one region of the Nitrospirota bacterium genome:
- a CDS encoding DedA family protein — MEYLLKALDMLMHLDKHLTDLTAVYGQWTYAVLFTIVFCETGLVVTPFLPGDSLLFATGAISALGTLSPIKLAGTLFLAAIIGDNTNYWIGRFLGPKVFSKEDSIILNKRHLERTQKFYEKYGTKTIVIARFVPIIRTFAPFVAGIGKMRYSKFISFSLLGGLLWISLFISGGYFFGNISVVKRNFTIVIFVIIILSVMPAVIEVLRHKFEKSNTHKIN, encoded by the coding sequence ATGGAATATCTTTTAAAAGCGCTTGACATGCTGATGCACCTCGATAAGCATCTTACTGATTTAACTGCCGTGTATGGGCAGTGGACGTATGCCGTGTTGTTTACTATTGTGTTTTGTGAAACAGGGCTTGTTGTTACTCCGTTTCTGCCGGGGGATTCGTTGCTTTTTGCAACTGGCGCCATATCAGCCCTTGGCACTTTGAGTCCCATAAAATTAGCCGGTACTCTTTTTTTGGCAGCCATCATAGGGGATAATACCAACTATTGGATAGGCCGATTTCTGGGCCCAAAGGTATTCAGCAAGGAGGACTCAATTATTCTTAATAAAAGGCATCTTGAGCGAACCCAGAAATTTTACGAAAAATACGGCACAAAAACTATTGTCATCGCCCGTTTTGTTCCAATAATCAGAACATTTGCTCCATTTGTTGCAGGCATCGGCAAGATGCGCTACAGTAAATTCATCTCATTTAGTCTCTTAGGAGGTTTGCTGTGGATTTCTCTTTTTATTTCCGGAGGATATTTTTTTGGAAACATCTCTGTTGTTAAGAGAAATTTTACAATCGTTATATTTGTTATAATAATCTTATCTGTAATGCCTGCTGTTATTGAGGTTTTGCGGCATAAATTTGAAAAAAGCAATACTCATAAGATAAACTGA
- a CDS encoding septal ring lytic transglycosylase RlpA family protein, whose protein sequence is MKRIRILLSIVLCIVSMLLIFEISVEAASYKASWYGKRHNGRKTASGQVFQKNKRTAAHKTLPFGTLVRVTNIANGKSTVVVINDRGPRGRKKEIDLSYIAAKDIGLDRMGIARVSLEVVLSDGSYIDLADLTKRHMLALADMTRYDYGLPADNGIADDSGIEIQQQMPDTLMRETEGVETEKIAVD, encoded by the coding sequence ATGAAAAGGATAAGAATTTTGCTATCTATAGTCTTATGTATTGTTTCGATGCTTTTAATTTTTGAGATTAGTGTGGAGGCAGCATCATATAAGGCATCATGGTATGGGAAAAGACACAACGGCAGGAAAACTGCATCCGGCCAGGTTTTCCAAAAGAACAAACGCACTGCAGCACACAAAACACTTCCCTTTGGAACACTCGTAAGGGTAACAAACATCGCAAATGGTAAGTCAACAGTGGTCGTTATTAACGACAGGGGCCCCAGGGGCAGGAAAAAGGAAATAGACTTATCATATATCGCAGCAAAGGACATTGGTCTTGACAGAATGGGTATAGCCCGTGTAAGCCTTGAAGTTGTTTTATCAGACGGTTCGTATATAGACTTAGCTGACCTTACAAAAAGACATATGCTCGCTCTTGCTGATATGACACGTTATGACTATGGTTTGCCCGCTGATAATGGGATTGCTGACGATTCAGGCATTGAAATTCAACAACAAATGCCGGACACTCTTATGCGTGAGACTGAAGGGGTTGAAACAGAAAAAATTGCAGTTGACTGA
- a CDS encoding FAD:protein FMN transferase, producing the protein MQKLRTLKLFTFPFTAMGTSCTLFIYSTQNRANKAAQYAISEARRIEARYSRYRSDSVLSKINRAAEVGASVKVDEETAAILDYAYSCYLKSGGLFDITSGVLRRAWDFSRSSLPNQQSIDELLPLIGLEKIIWESPRLTFTIPGMEMDFGGICKEYASDRAADLCKEQGIKHGLVDLGGDITVIGPIPDDKPWHIEIRNPETPDTAITTVDVISGSLATSGNYERYMDVDGKRYCHILNPLTGWPVFGLSSVSVLAPQCLIAGSVSTIAMLKEKEGIQWLSDMGLPHVWVDDNGVTGKMLPELISL; encoded by the coding sequence ATGCAAAAACTGAGAACACTTAAACTTTTCACCTTTCCTTTTACTGCTATGGGCACATCGTGCACACTTTTTATCTATAGCACTCAGAACCGAGCTAATAAAGCCGCCCAATATGCCATATCTGAGGCCAGAAGAATAGAGGCTCGATACTCAAGATACCGTTCTGACAGTGTTTTATCTAAAATTAACCGTGCTGCCGAGGTTGGTGCCTCTGTTAAGGTTGATGAGGAGACTGCTGCAATACTTGATTATGCGTATTCCTGTTATCTAAAAAGCGGCGGATTGTTTGACATCACATCCGGAGTTTTGCGCAGGGCATGGGATTTTTCACGTTCCTCACTGCCAAATCAACAATCAATAGATGAGCTTTTACCTCTGATAGGTTTGGAAAAAATTATATGGGAATCTCCACGCCTCACATTTACAATTCCAGGGATGGAAATGGACTTTGGTGGAATCTGCAAAGAGTACGCATCGGACAGGGCAGCCGATTTGTGTAAAGAACAAGGGATCAAACACGGACTGGTTGACTTAGGAGGTGATATTACCGTTATTGGCCCAATCCCTGACGATAAACCATGGCACATAGAAATACGCAATCCTGAAACGCCCGACACAGCAATAACTACAGTAGATGTAATAAGCGGCTCTTTGGCAACCAGCGGCAACTATGAGAGATATATGGATGTAGATGGCAAACGATATTGCCATATCCTAAACCCGCTCACTGGCTGGCCTGTATTCGGGTTATCCTCTGTAAGTGTGCTGGCTCCGCAATGCCTTATAGCTGGTAGTGTCTCAACAATTGCAATGTTGAAAGAAAAGGAGGGTATTCAGTGGCTTTCAGACATGGGATTACCCCATGTATGGGTTGATGACAATGGAGTAACTGGAAAGATGCTGCCTGAACTGATATCGCTTTAG